The following DNA comes from Apus apus isolate bApuApu2 chromosome 24, bApuApu2.pri.cur, whole genome shotgun sequence.
ccttctcttctccaggctgaacaccccaactctcccagcctgtctccagagcagagctgctccagccctcccatcatctccgtggcctcctctggactctctccaacatctccatgtccttcctgtgttggggaccccagaactagccccagccctgcaggggggtctcaccagagcaaaggggagatcacctccctggacctACTGGTCCCActgcttttggtgcagcccaggacatggttggtttccGGGCTCCCGTGCACGGTGCCAGCtcgttgagcttctcatcactcAGCACTCCCAAGTCCTCCTCACGGCtgttctcagtccattctccacccagcctgtgtttgtgcttgggattgccctgaacCATCTGCAGGACTTCCCatttggccttgctgaactgaGTGCAGTCTGCACAGCCCacatctccagcctgtccaggtccctctggatggcctcccttccctccagtgtcACCAGGCCACACTAcctggtgtcatcagcaaacttgctgagggtcCTTCAATCCCACCATCCATGTCACCATCGAAGATGTCAAACAGCACCGGTTCCAACCCAACCggtgaggaacaccacttgccACTGGTCTCCACTGGGACCACAAGCCATTGACCCCAAgtctttgagtgtgaccatccagccagttcctcacccaccgagtggtccatccacCAAGTCCACATCTCTCTAACTTGGAGACATCTCACCCCCCATcaccccatccaaccttgcaCCCTGTGGGGTTTGCAGTATGGTCCATGCCCTGGCACACGGGAAGCAAGAGGAGCAAACACTGGGAGAAGCCAACCACGGGCAGACGAAGGGACAGATGGACACAGCCcaaaggcagagcagggtggcCAGGCCTGAGGACACCGAGCGGCAGTGAGACACCGTAGGTAGCAGATGAGTTCATATATAGTAAAAAGTCTTTATTAAGAAGGCTTTGAagtcaaaaaataaaactcttgaTACAATTTTCATAACCGTCAAGTCAGCTCAGCAAATATATAATCAGTACTTTAGCCATGTAAGGTTAAAGGTCcgttattttcttttttaaaataaaatatattttagtttttaaaatttattcaaTAAAGTACATATTTTCCTATAAATTCCCTACATATACATAAAGAGGTAAAAAAtgaaaccgaaaaaaaaaaacaacccaccaaaaaaaaaaccaacgaCAACCAAAAcgaaccaaaaaaacaaccataaaataaaaaaaaggagatagaAAATATGTCTGGTTTTTGCAACATGGGTGTGTGAACCGTGTCCCCCTCtgtccccaccccccccccggccAGGCCCCTCCAGCCACAACCCCCAACCTTGTCACACTTTTGTGGGGGGCAGTTTTCACATTGGCAAAAGAGAATgtgttacaaaacaaaacaataaaaataatatatatatttatagaattGTCAAGAATCATCCTGGGAAAAAAGCTACATACAAAAAAGACCGACGAcgacaaaaaaattataataattataataataataataataatagaatgattttaaaaaaataaaaagacaaccCTTGCGTGTccaaaaaattagaaaaaaaaaaaaaaagtgcaaccggaccttttctttctggtttatttccattttgcaaaCTGAATACTGGTATTTGGGAAGGACTGTAGGAGAACAGCTGGGCCGCTTCCTCCCAGCGCCGCAGCCGGGGGAAGAGTTAAAGCTATTCTGTAAACATCGGAgtttcctcctctctgcagtttcacacccctcttcctcctcctcctcctcctcgttGGCCCCTTCTTGCCCACCCCTCCCAACCCCTGTGGTTTGGCCACCTCTCGCCCCGCCGGCCttgccctccttcctcctctccgGCCAGCGAgcagcagcctctcctcccaccccacccccgTGCACCCATTGGATctgttattaaataaaaatgttgatttgaacagttttaaaatccttaaaactctgtgtgtgtgtgtgttggggtggaggagggaaggagcgGCCGCCCCGGCGAGCTGCGCCGGGCTAGGAGAAGATGTGGATGGCTTGGGTGGCGGGCGCGTGGCAGGCGGGGCACTGGGGCTCGGCCTTGCCGCAGATGCGCATGGCGCACTCCATGCAGAAGAGGTTGTGGCCACAGGGCACCAGGGCGGCGATCACCTCGCTCTCAAAACACACCATGCACTCCCGGGAGCTCTTGCGCTGCCCCTCCGAGCTGCTGGAGTCGGTGGGAGAACCCGAGGTGGCCGAAACGCTGCcgggaagggaggaagaggaggagtaGCCGGTGCTgttggagaaggaggagagcGAACCCTGGGTGGGCAACCAGGACAAGGTGCTGACGGGGTCGCTCTGGATGCGACGGGCCAGGGGGTGGTCCAAGCTGCCGCTCTCGGGGAGGGTGGGCGAGTGGCGGGGGGTGGCCGTGCTGCTGCTGCGCCTCTGCGAGCCGCTGatggaggagcagctgctgaaggcTTGCAGGGGGTTGCCCGAGCGCTCGAAGGGTGACCAGATGGTGGTGGGCGTCGTCAGGTCGAGGGCCAAGAAGTCGAAGCCGAAGTCGCACTCCTCGGAGgccagcggggccggggcctcGCTGAAGGTGAAGCCGCTGCTGGTGCTGtaggggctggtggggctggcgTCGGGCACCCGCCCGCTGTAGAAGGACTCGGTGGAGGTGCTGCCCAGCGAGCTCAGGCTGTCGTTGCGCAGGGCGCCCGTGGGGCGGCGGGCAGGGTGGGGGGCCTTGGCCCACAGGCTGGACGTGCTGCCCTGCAGGTCCAGGCAGACGTCGGTGCCGTTGGAGTGGAAGTCATTGTCGGCATTGACGTCGATGAAGGAGCCTGTCCGCATGGTGATGTGTGCCTCGATCTCCTCCCGGGCCCGGTCCACGTTCTCGGGCATGCCCGTCACCTCAAAGACGGGCTCCTTGTCCCGGCTGGGCGTCACGATGTAGGTGTGAGTCTGCTGCTGGATCCGCTTGATGGTGGCTCCTTTGGgccccaccaccagccccaccacccgGTACGGGACCCTCACCTGGATGGTGGTCTGTCCCGGCAGGTTGGGGGGTCCCTGCATCGCTCCCGTCAGCCCGTTCACTTTGTTGCGTGTCGCCCGGATCATGGAGAAGTGTTCGGCGGCCGAGAGGATCTCCCTCTTCGCCATCTCCACGTCCTCCTTCCTCCCGGTCACGATGAAGACGGGCTCCTCGCCCCTGACCGGCGTCTTGATGTACGTGTTGGTCTTGGCACGTAGGGCTTTGATTTTGCAGCCTGCGgagcaaggagaaggaaatacaaaatgaTCCGTCAAAACAGCAGCCTCGTGGGGACGCTCTGCTCGCCCGGGACGGGAGGTGCAGATGCAGGaccagcaggagccagcagacCCCTGTGGCTCTGCAGATGCAGCACACACGTCCTGGGGGAAAGGGGGTCCCCCCCAACCCAAAGGCAGCTGGGGGCTCACAGCTCAGTCGTGGGGGTTGCACTGGCTTGTCCAAGACTCTCCAGGCCCCAGGCACAGAAGAAGCCtctgccaccacctcctccaCACCGCTGTGGGGATCAGGACCTGGGGACAcaggcccagcccagctcccgtGGGCTGGGACAACATGTGGGCAAAGAGGGGTTGGGGCCAGCAGCCATGGGGGCACCCCCGGGTTCCTGAGGGCACGGGCAGCCAGGTTCACCCAAAAGCCTCAGGAGGGGTAAGGAAACAAAAGACACTGAAgatggaagggaaggaaaaggcttGTTTGGACCCTGCAGGTTTGTGGACACCTCTCAACCAGCAGTCAAATCTGAGACATGGCCctggctgagagcagcagtgaTGACCTGGAGGGatgggggagctggggcagagacccccctgctcccccagggaccagagcagggaggaggatgtGTCCTGGCCAGCTGGGCCAGGGGTGCTCAGGGGGCACCAGCTCTTCCCATTCTGGAAGGACCTGCTTGTCTCACACCAGGAACACccctgagcaggcagggccaggctgggacCAGGAGACCAGGGGCTtcactcccagctctgccttccctcccatGGGGGCACTGGGCTCCAGCTGCAAGTCCCTGCAGTGCCCATTCAACCAAAGGCTCCTGCTCCTTTCCAGGACCGGTCTCTGCTCTGGTTGAGGTGCAGCAGACTCGGCACCACTcccggcagccccagccctgctcactgGACCTGCTGGGTCCTGAACTTCCCGTGTCTGAACTTCCCTGAACAGGAGCACCAACTGCATCACTCGGCCTGGCTGGGCACCCCCAACTCCACACAAGGCTAATGACTTCCTGCCTCCCACTTCCCATGCACCCCCCGAGCTTTGTGGGGCAACCAAAGGgaagtcatagaatcagagaaccatcctggttggaagggactttgaagatcatcaagtccaaccataacctaaatccaccaaccataacctcatCTGCCCGTTCAGTGCTTcaatcatgtccctcagcaccacatctctatttcttttcaacacttccagggatgctgactccaccacctccctgggcagcctgtcccactgCCCAACCcctcttttggtaaagaaactCTTTCCAATCTCCAggctaaacctcccctggtgcagcttcaggccatttcctctggtcctgtcattattcacttgagagaagagcccaactcccacctccctacaacctcccttcaggcagttgcagacagcaatgaggtctcccctcagcctcctcttcctcaaactaaacaatcccagttccctcagcctctcctcacaggacttgttctccagacctttcaccagcttggtagctcctctggacacgttccagcAACTCTACATCCCTCtggtagtgaggggcccagaactgaccccagtgcttgaggtgcagcctcaccagtgcagggCACAATCccctctctactcctgctggccacaccattcctgctgcaggccaggatgctggtggccttcttggccacctgggcacacgctGACTCACGTTCATCTGcctgtcaaccagcacccccaggtcctttctcCACCACGGAGCTTTgcaaccactcatccccaagcctgcagcttTGCCTGGGGTGGTTGTGACCAAAGGGCAGGACCTGGCAcgtggccttgttgaacctcatacaattggccttgagCCATCAATCCAACTTGTCCAGCTGGGAGCCTGCAGGGGTCGAGGCTGCCCCGTCAGAGCCTTGTCCTTGTCCCCTGCCAgcgctgctgctgcagatgcaCATTGATCAACATCGATGCACAGCCCCTCCCCAACACCCCCTGAGGAAGGGCTGGGCTGCTCTTCCATCTGCAAGGCTGGAACAGGGAGAGCTCCAGAAGATTGAAGGGACTcggccagggctgggctggaagAGAATGCTGGGGCAGGTCTGTCCCAAGCAGGTAAATCCACCTGCGCTGcccagctggagagcagagcacaAACAGGTGCTGTgcatcctgcccctctgctctggtgagacccccctgcagggctggggccagttctggggtccccaacacaggaaggacgtggagctgttggagagagtccagaggaggccatggagatgatgggagggctggagcagctctgctctggagccaggctgggagagttggggtgttcagcctggagaagagaaggctccagggagaccttagagcagcttccagtgcctgaaggggctccaggaaagctggggaggggcttgggacaagggcagggagggagaggactggatgatctttaaggtgccttccaacccaaaccagtctatgagtctatgattccTGGAGACCCAAGTACAGGGCACTTAGGAGGGTACTAAGCTTCAGAAACAACAGGAACTGTCCAAGTGAGCAGCAGCTGTCCTGGGTGTCACAGCCTGGCCCTTCAGTGGCACTAACCCCTTTCAACAGCCACATTCAGGGAGCCAACGGGTGATGACACCAGCCCCTCCAGATAGTTCCTCCACAACCCCCTGGAAGCAGCTTGCACCACCCAGCATGGCCCCTGCCCAGttccaggctgccctggggtgctggcagctccaggcaggtcCTACCTGCTGCCTACAGAGATCCCAGGATTAAGACAGGCAGGTTGGAGGGGAATCTaggaggggagcaggcagagaagcAGCCAGATGGAGGTGGAAGGCAGGAGACCTGCTGGTATCTCCCTCCTAAGAGAGGAAACCCTCTGGGTTTCATACAAGCCAGACTGAAAGCATCAGAAGGCCACCTCCAAGCACTTGTTGCAATCAAATGTTCTTCCTGCCTTGCACTGCCCCAAGGATTCACGCTTGGcttgggagcagcaggatgACCCCAAATTCAAGCCCTGGGGTGACTGGCCAGGCTCAGCCAGACTGGGGATGACACAGAGCTGCCCTGGTCCccagagctggaaaagctgctgagaGGCTGCAGGGACATGTGGAGGAGGAATGTGGGAGGAGAAGGGTTTGTCCAGGCTTTTCCTAACTTAGGACAACAACTGGAAGGTGTATTTATGGCTGGGGGCATATGGTGGGGAAAGCCCAGTCCCTGGGGAAGGGCAGAACCAGCACCCATCAGAGGTGAAGTTCATGTTTAACCATgtgccagctcctccaggccACCCATAGCTCCCAcctttccctccccagtttATTCCAGTACCTGCTATAAACTCTGCTCCCCTGGGACCAACACAGTGGGAGTGGGCAAGGGTTCCAGGCTGGGGGCCACCAGGGGCTGTGCTGATGCCTCCCGTGGATACCAGCCTCACACCCAAGGTGTGAAATTCAccctggcagcaggaagaggCAAGTTCAAGATCCCAAAGTACCAGGAGCTGCAACAGGAGCTGCTCAGGAGCCCTCGTCCCATGGGACAAGGCCCAGCAGGGCTCTTCCTCACCCGTGGTGGGACCAaactgctgccacagcagcacaaaatgGAGAGAGAgcttttccaggctgctcctcacaaACCCTTCCTAGGGGCACGGCCAGAAACCTTGAGGCACAGGGTGCCCAACTGGGCCCGCTCCCCCCTCCTCaaaccagcagggcaggagcgACCCGCGGCTGCCGGGACCACCCGCCCAGCAGAAGACACCACAGCTCAGGGCTGTTTTATCCAATCCTGGTGTAAAAGAAGAGGGCTGGGacagtggggctgcaggggaaacatcacagaaaaggAGGAGTCAGGGAAGCAGCCAGGGAAGCTGCTTGCCCGGGGCCACGTGCTGGAATCTGCAGCAGGACCCTCTGCTGGCACCACATGCTGGTGGGTGCTCCTGgactggggagcagagctgggatggcaCCACAGTCCCACTAGGGACCaacctgtcctgctgctgtcccaAGCCCCCAACCCCACCTAAGCCACCCTGGGGACTCCCAGGCAGCAGGTTCTAAAAGCCCTGACCAGGAGGATGGGgcagcctccctgggctggGATTTGGTAGGAGCCACATGGCAGAGAGAGCTACCAGCTGCAACACCAGGAACCAGGGAGACAcaacctcccagcagcacaacccccttccccagcacatccccacACCCAAGAGGTGGCTGAGCTGAATCTGCTCCTGCCCACGCTCAGGGAGGTGCTGACACCCTATGGCCAAGCCCCAAAAGTCCCCCAATTCCCAGACGTAGtcaaaccacaaaccaaacctGCAACTGGGGGAGTAAGAGACATTTCGGATCATAGAatcagactggtttgagttggaagggccttaaagctcatctagtcccaaTCTCTCTGTCATGGGCAGGGGACACAttccactaaaccaggttgctccaagccccatccaatctggccttgaagaTGAGTCTCCATAAGCTCCCACCCAAGCCCACTATGAAAACATCATCTCAGGTGACTTCATCCTTCTGAAGCTGGTCCATCCCAACCTGCCAGAACGTGGCCATGCCAGTCAAGAGGCTGTGGAGAGGACATGGGGCCACCTGGCATCACCAGCAAGCCCCACCACAGGCATGTCCTTGTTCCAGCATTGCTgggtcacagcatcacagaattgttctagttggaaaagacctttaagatcatcgagtccaaccacctCTACTGAGTCCAgcactaaatcatgtccctcagcacatctacagggctttggAACACCTCCAGGTCATGAGGTACCTCTGTAACTCATGTCAACCCCAACCAGGCTTTTACCTTATGGTAAAGCTCTTGCAGAGCTCCGTGAGCCCtcccaggcagaggcagcagcgCTGGCATCGCGCTGCACAAACGTGCCCAATGGCTCCATGTGAAGCAGCTGGGGTCCCTTCTCAAGGGCCTTGGTGGCAGTGGTTGACAGGCCcatggtttttttcccttgccaaGGGCTGGTGAGCAGAGTTAATGAcaagggaggaggaaaacaaggtGCCAGACTTTGCTACAAGTCTAGAACTGCTCAAACTcaagcccaggaagttccacctcaagatgaggaagaacttctttcctgtgaaggtgacaggtgacagagccctgggacaggctgcccagagaggctgtggagtctccttctctggagactttccagacctgtctggatgcctttctgagtgacctgccctggttttggtcctgctttggcaggggggttggactgggtgatctccagaggtcccttccaacccctgacatctTGTGATGTggctttaaaagcattttttgagATCCAAAATTAAACACCTCCAAAACCAGGGTGGGGCAGTCCCACCAGAGCCCAGGAGTGGCTCAGTCACTACATTACAGCTCTTTGCCAGAGCTCAGAGTCCCCAGTGTCACAAGCTCATCAGGACAACCCACGGCCACACAAACACCCTCCTTCTGGGTGCTCTCCAGCCGTCACAGCCCCTCACGCCACCGCCCAGCTCCGCCTGCAGAGGTGACACTGACAGAGGGTGCCAGGAACAGAATCCCAGGGGATTCTCCCTGGGATGATGTGATGGAGGTGGCACCTCAGGAAAGGTAACTGCTCTCCCTGAACTTCCCCTCTTAGCACCACCAAGTAGGACTTGGCAGGTGGatcagggctgcagctcctgcaagaGCCCAGAAAAGCCAGGCGTGCGCAGGCTGGGACGtgcctctcctgcctctgtgctcctgctgtgACCAAGGCAAGACACAAgacacccagcacagctcatcCTCTTGCTGATTCCCAGCACCTGCTTGCACATAAAGTGGCCTCCTCCacatgaggaggacaaagccagTTGATCACCTTGGCCAACTTCTCCAGCTGCCCATGGAACCCTGTGCTTGCAGTGCCCGGCTCCCAGTTATGCAAACCCAGTAAAGAGGAAGCACAGATTTCTGGAGGAGCCTTTGATGGCATGAACCAGGAAGActctgctcctcacagccccCACAGCTGATGCCTTGTCCTCAGCCTTCTGGAGCATGCTacctgctgcagaaatgcactgtccttcctcttccccagctctgcagcacctcCTGGCCTCAGACCTGGTGTTACAGCACTCCTGGTCCCCTTCATTACGGGTGAACAGCACAGGACACAGCAGGATTGGGACCAGATGCGGAGAAGAACATGCAGAACCTCCACCACATCTCCCCCCTTGCCCAGTGCTTCTTCCCACCTCTCTGCAAACAGTAATTAATTCATCCTTGCCACCATGCTGCGTGAGGCAAGAACATCAcagctttgtttcttctgcagacaCCGGGAAGAGCGAGGCAGGGAGGCCAGGCTCCTGCCTCGGGGTAAAGAGGAAGCTGGTGCCAGAGCCAAGATGCACAGGCAGGGCAATCAGATCAATCTGTGCAACCCACTTCAGGAGGTTCTGGCTCTGCCACgacccagggaggtgggagggggCAGCCAGGCCAGCTTCAAAGGACACGGTGTGATGGGCAGAGGacagcaaggagcagcagctcagaaacaCAGAGGATCCATGGCAGCCCCAGCAAACCACTGCGAGTTCACAGATGGGCAGGTTCTGGGCTGGCCCAGGAGCTGAGGCCCGTGGTGGTGGCCCTGGGCATCCTCCCAGCACCAGAATGCTGGCTGtgccctggcagggagcagagctgccacctTCCATCCTGCCTCAGATCTCCCCTTTGAACATCCCAGCATCTTCTATAAATGGCAACTTCCCCAAATCCTTTGCAAAGCCACAGacagggcagcagagcctgggagaggagctgtgcccagctctgccccaccaGAGGCACGAGGCACTGACGGGGAGCACAGAGCCCGGGGTTCCCAGTTGCCCCTGCTGCCCATCACCCTCCTGGCCTCGTTGGgggcagaagctgctggaaatgTACCCACAAAGCTGGGACACCAGAGAGCAAGGCCAGCACAGCACCAAGAGCCGAGGCAACACCAAGTCCAGCCTCCCATCTCTTTCCCCAGGGATTTCCATTATCACCACAGCTCTTTTTGCTGGTGAGATGAGCCCACACCACCGCTGCTGCCCCCAGCATTTTTTGGAGATGATCCCTCCCACAGCAGAAGTCATGAACAGGCTTGCACGCAAAGGCCTGGCCACGCAGCCCCGCCGGGCCACGCTGCCCCTCGGGAGCcctgtgggcagggagaggaaaagctgctgaTCCCggctggcagaggctgctccaCTGACCCAGACAAGGAGTCCCAGCAactgcctctccagcccagTCCAGAAAGCAGAGATTTGCTTTACGCAACAAGGATTgacctgctgagctgctgctgctcttttctgGAAAGGGTTAAATTAGTGGatctagagaagagaaattgaagaaaaaggagaagtagGAGAGTTTACGTCTGACAGCCTGTGTCCCACCTCAGCCCACGTAGGACAGctgtgccctgggctgctgggaccATGTCCCAAGGGGCTGCCAGGCTCTGGGGAGAGCAAGACCAGTCCCAAAGCGCCCTGAGACCTGTTCCTCAGCACACGGTGCTAAGGGAGGGAAACCCAGCCTTACCCCAACTCAAGACCCTTCCAGGGCACCCTATATCCATGTCTTATCTCTTCCCATGTTCCGAGCACGGCAGCACCACAAGCACTGGGTAGTGCAGGAAAAACAGGAGCGACAGGGAACACGGACCGAGTCTGATCCAGCCCCGCGGTGTCACCTGCAGCGTCGCAGCTCCAGAACGATGCCAGGCCCCACGAAGCACCCCTGGGCTCGGCTCTACCCTGCCACGGGGCTAccaaaggctgagagacccTCGTGTGATGCAGCTGGGGGACCAGAAGGGCCCGGGAGCCAGCATGGATGCAGGAGGGTGAGGTGAGCAGAAAGGGCTCTGTTCGTTTTTGAGCTCAGGGAGAGCCCCGGAGAGGTCGGCAGCTGCAAACGGCCCCGGCATCGGCTGCTCCAGATTTAaaactgctgccagcagccccagagagCAGCCAGAGCACAGCGACACTCCAGGAACAGCCCTGTCCCCTCAGATGCTGCTCAACCACACCCCTCACCAGCGAGAACCAGGGGTGCCAAACGCCGAGCTCCCCTTCACACCCAAACCCAGCACAACGGGGCCACAGCGCAGgaacaggagctgcagagaaaccAAGACCAGGAGAGGGAATTAAACACTTGGGGGAAAACCCTGGGGAGAGCTGTTCCTGCCCCcaggccagggcagcagcaggcagctccagcccacGGTGAGCCCCAGGTCCCCTCTGAGCCCACCAGTGGGACACGGTGCCCCCACAGCACCTCTCCAACAAGCTGGGATAATCattccttcagcagctcttttCCAGGAGCCTCACGACCCTGCAGAGACTAGGGAGCACCCAAACTCTGCACGAGGTGTTTGGTGCAGGGGCTGGAGTGCACATTTAACCCCTTGGGGTGCTGGACGGGCAGCACCAGGGCCTGACCACAGCCCAAACACCCAACCCCGGCTGCTGCGAGGAAgggtgcccagcagcagcagcttgctggcccaaaagctgctgctcctccaacCCCCTTCAACTGGTGGAGCCAACACGCTTCCCAGGGGAGCCCAGACCCCCTTACAGGTTTGCTTCCAAGTTGCTGGACCCCGGGGTTCTGCAGAACCCCCCCGCCAAGGCCCCCCACTCCAGGTCCCCATCCAGCCCCAGGGAGAAGCG
Coding sequences within:
- the MEX3D gene encoding RNA-binding protein MEX3D, which gives rise to MPGSIYQPEGGQPARGPPRCLALLSPPPPAGQEPPPPEPEPGREREGPPGLRAAEAGGAGPEEPAAGGAGGGGLQARERGGGSPPAAGAASPPAAFGNFAPHLAAPAALLAEPLGSRKKSVNMTECVPVPSSEHVAEIVGRQGCKIKALRAKTNTYIKTPVRGEEPVFIVTGRKEDVEMAKREILSAAEHFSMIRATRNKVNGLTGAMQGPPNLPGQTTIQVRVPYRVVGLVVGPKGATIKRIQQQTHTYIVTPSRDKEPVFEVTGMPENVDRAREEIEAHITMRTGSFIDVNADNDFHSNGTDVCLDLQGSTSSLWAKAPHPARRPTGALRNDSLSSLGSTSTESFYSGRVPDASPTSPYSTSSGFTFSEAPAPLASEECDFGFDFLALDLTTPTTIWSPFERSGNPLQAFSSCSSISGSQRRSSSTATPRHSPTLPESGSLDHPLARRIQSDPVSTLSWLPTQGSLSSFSNSTGYSSSSSLPGSVSATSGSPTDSSSSEGQRKSSRECMVCFESEVIAALVPCGHNLFCMECAMRICGKAEPQCPACHAPATQAIHIFS